The following is a genomic window from Atribacterota bacterium.
AACCGGAGAAACTGTTTCAGTTAAAGAAGCAAAAGAAGAAATTAGAAAAGAACAGCAACTATTAGAAGAAGAATCTGAACAACTAACAGAGTTAATGAATCTGGTTTTGGAGCAGTTAGACGAGAAGACCAAAGAAGAAATTTCCGTAACAGAGGTATCTGAATTGAGAAATAAAATAATGGAATTGAGGAAAGAAGGATTAGAATTAAGTGTATTGATGACTAATAAAAGTAAAAATAATTCGGATAAAAAGTAATAAGTTGTAGTGTTAGTAATTGATAAAATGTGTCCTGATATATTGCTTAATAGTTTACTGTAATTTTTGAATCTTACAAGTTATTGTGTGAATAGGATTGTAAGATAAAAAGAAGGGGTATATATTTATTAGAAAATAATTCTGTAAATATATACCCTTGTTTAATGTTTTTAAGAAAATTAGAGAACCTTATCCAGTTTTGCTTGAATAGCTTGGGGAGGAACTGCTCCCACAATACGATCATACTCTTTTCCATCTTTAAATATTAAAAGAGCGGGAATTCCCTGTATATTGTAACGGGCTGCAATACCCTGGCTATCGTCAACATTCAATTTGCAGACTTTCAATTTATTAGAATTATCTTGGGCAATCTTTTCCACAGCGGGTGCAACCATTCTACAGGGCATACACCAGGGTGCCCACATATCTACCAGTACAGGAAGAGTAGAGTCGAGCACTTCTTCCTGAAAATTACTTTCATTTACTTCAATTAATGTTTTTTCTGACATAATTATCTCCTTTGTGTATTATCTAACAATATTTTTTCTAATAATTTTAATCCTTTTTTAATTATTTCAATATCTTCACTACCCAGTTCTGAAGTCAACAAATGTTCGAATTTCTTTTCTTCTCGATCTATGTTTTTCTTTACTTTCATGCCTTTTTTGGTTAAATAAAGAAGGGTAGTTCTGCGATCATTCCCTTTTATCTTTCGTAATAGAAGACCTTTCTTGACTAAATTATCAATAATTCTACTGCCACGAGAAGGAGAAAGATTAATTTTTTTAGCAATATCAGAGCAGGTTAGAGTTTGTTCCTCCTCCATTACTTTTATGCCCTTCAGTTCACCTAGACTAATCTGACAGGAGGTACTAATTCTGCTTTCATGACAATGGCAAAAATATCTTAATTTTAATATTATCTCATATATTTCTTTCATAATAACAACAATTGCTTTTAACAATATTTTATATTAACAACTATAGCATAACTATAAAATTTGTCAAGTATTAATTGAATAAAAAATTTGTATAATTACACAGATACCAATAGAATTAGGAATAGAATTGAAAAATAAAAAAAGAGTGGTTTTAGAGAATAATGGTTATATT
Proteins encoded in this region:
- the trxA gene encoding thioredoxin codes for the protein MSEKTLIEVNESNFQEEVLDSTLPVLVDMWAPWCMPCRMVAPAVEKIAQDNSNKLKVCKLNVDDSQGIAARYNIQGIPALLIFKDGKEYDRIVGAVPPQAIQAKLDKVL
- a CDS encoding MarR family transcriptional regulator, with amino-acid sequence MKEIYEIILKLRYFCHCHESRISTSCQISLGELKGIKVMEEEQTLTCSDIAKKINLSPSRGSRIIDNLVKKGLLLRKIKGNDRRTTLLYLTKKGMKVKKNIDREEKKFEHLLTSELGSEDIEIIKKGLKLLEKILLDNTQRR